In Blautia sp. SC05B48, a single genomic region encodes these proteins:
- a CDS encoding ABC transporter ATP-binding protein, protein MEDALVRVVDLCKVYNPGENEVRALDHVDLEIHKGEFVAIIGQSGSGKSTFMNMLGCLDVPTSGKYYLNGTDVSTMKDNDLSVVRNKEIGFIFQGFNLIANLTALENVELPLIYRGIDRKTRRKLAVESLKKVGLEKRMDHKPNEMSGGQQQRVAIARAIAARPPVILADEPTGNLDSASSREIMEILKGMHRSGETLILITHDNGIAAQARRVVRIMDGKIESDTINEEFVEEA, encoded by the coding sequence ATGGAAGATGCATTGGTACGGGTAGTAGATCTGTGCAAGGTTTACAATCCCGGAGAAAATGAGGTGCGGGCGCTGGATCATGTGGACCTGGAGATCCATAAGGGTGAATTTGTGGCTATTATCGGACAGTCCGGTTCCGGAAAATCCACTTTTATGAACATGCTGGGCTGTCTGGATGTCCCCACCTCCGGGAAATATTATCTGAATGGAACAGATGTATCCACAATGAAGGATAATGATCTCTCGGTGGTACGAAATAAGGAGATTGGTTTTATCTTTCAGGGCTTTAATCTGATCGCAAATCTTACGGCGCTGGAAAACGTGGAGCTTCCTCTGATCTACCGCGGGATCGACCGGAAAACAAGAAGAAAGCTTGCTGTGGAATCTCTTAAAAAAGTCGGACTTGAGAAACGTATGGATCATAAGCCAAACGAAATGTCAGGGGGACAGCAGCAGCGTGTGGCTATTGCCAGAGCTATCGCAGCCAGGCCGCCGGTGATCCTGGCAGATGAACCAACGGGAAACCTGGACTCTGCATCCAGCAGGGAAATTATGGAAATCCTGAAGGGAATGCACAGATCAGGAGAAACCTTGATCCTGATCACTCATGATAATGGGATCGCGGCTCAGGCCAGACGTGTGGTCCGGATCATGGATGGGAAAATTGAATCAGATACGATCAATGAGGAATTTGTCGAGGAGGCTTAA